From the genome of Geothrix sp. 21YS21S-4, one region includes:
- a CDS encoding CBS domain-containing protein: MRPLKQILDGKRPLVSVGPDDSVFTALSQLADHDIGALVVLDGNKLVGIFSERDYARKVILKGKTSKDTPVREIMSDQVSCVTPAQTVEECMALMTDKHIRHLPVLGPNQEVLGILSIGDLVKETISEQTFTIEQLVYYIRN, translated from the coding sequence ATGAGGCCCCTGAAACAGATCCTGGATGGCAAGCGCCCCCTGGTGTCCGTGGGGCCCGACGATTCGGTCTTCACCGCCCTCTCCCAGCTGGCGGATCACGACATCGGGGCCCTGGTGGTCCTGGACGGGAACAAGCTGGTGGGTATCTTCTCCGAGCGGGACTACGCCCGGAAGGTGATCCTCAAGGGCAAGACCTCCAAGGACACGCCCGTGCGGGAGATCATGAGCGACCAGGTGAGCTGCGTCACCCCCGCCCAGACGGTGGAGGAGTGCATGGCCCTGATGACGGACAAGCACATCCGGCACCTCCCCGTCCTGGGGCCGAACCAGGAGGTGCTGGGCATCCTGTCCATCGGGGACCTGGTGAAGGAGACCATCTCCGAGCAGACCTTCACCATCGAGCAGCTGGTCTACTACATCCGGAACTGA
- the hutW gene encoding heme anaerobic degradation radical SAM methyltransferase ChuW/HutW yields MSTMTSQGALMPPGRPSPAPADGPSAFFAREGADPLRFAFDRKTGIHAGLGAGPVAPDAAEAHLAELLQTPRTGPTAAYFHIPFCSTRCTYCGFFSRFTQGGDSALYTDALIRELRATAGTPAVASGPVHAVYLGGGTPTDLEPPDLLRLLRAIRAELPLANDCEITLEGRVHGMNEALLGAALEGGANRFSIGVQSFDTRGRRLVGRLDDRETVLETLARLAAPDQASVVIDLVYGFPGQTVASWVEDVRTLERLPLDGVDLYQLNVLPHTTLARMIAEGRCEPAASLPEQAEMFSAGVDAMEAMAWSRLSVCHWRATSRERSLYNRLVKGGATILPYGCGAGGNLHGHGIMHTREFGRYLERVEAGRSPVAMMTRPSPLRVLAARIADGCDLGRLEVARLDAWAGEPVAARVQPLLDQWTRCGLLELRDGWARLTRAGEFWQVNLAQGLVDACRALVPSPVSVPPKEFAS; encoded by the coding sequence ATGTCCACCATGACCAGCCAAGGGGCCCTCATGCCTCCTGGGCGGCCTTCGCCCGCTCCCGCGGACGGGCCCTCCGCCTTCTTCGCCCGGGAGGGCGCCGATCCGCTCCGGTTCGCCTTCGACCGGAAGACCGGTATCCACGCCGGACTGGGGGCCGGACCCGTGGCGCCAGACGCCGCGGAGGCCCACCTGGCGGAACTCCTCCAGACGCCCCGCACCGGCCCCACCGCGGCCTATTTCCACATCCCCTTCTGCTCGACTCGCTGCACCTACTGCGGCTTCTTCTCCCGGTTCACCCAGGGCGGGGACAGCGCCCTCTACACGGACGCCCTCATCCGGGAGCTGCGGGCCACGGCCGGAACGCCCGCCGTGGCGTCCGGTCCCGTCCACGCCGTCTACCTGGGCGGCGGGACGCCCACCGACCTGGAACCGCCGGACCTTCTCCGCCTGCTGCGGGCCATCCGCGCGGAGCTGCCCCTGGCCAACGACTGCGAGATCACCCTGGAGGGCCGCGTTCACGGGATGAACGAAGCCCTCCTCGGGGCGGCGTTGGAGGGCGGCGCGAACCGTTTCTCCATCGGCGTCCAGAGCTTCGACACCCGCGGCCGCCGACTGGTGGGCCGCCTGGACGACCGCGAAACCGTTCTGGAGACCCTCGCCCGGCTGGCGGCGCCGGATCAGGCGTCGGTGGTGATCGACCTCGTCTACGGGTTCCCCGGCCAGACCGTGGCCTCCTGGGTGGAGGACGTGCGGACCCTGGAGCGCCTGCCCCTGGACGGCGTGGACCTCTACCAGCTGAACGTCCTGCCCCACACCACCCTGGCCCGGATGATCGCCGAGGGCCGCTGCGAGCCCGCGGCCTCGCTACCCGAGCAGGCCGAGATGTTCAGCGCCGGGGTGGACGCCATGGAGGCCATGGCCTGGAGCCGGCTCTCCGTCTGCCACTGGCGCGCCACGTCCCGCGAGCGGAGCCTCTACAACCGCCTCGTGAAGGGCGGCGCGACGATTCTGCCCTACGGCTGCGGCGCGGGCGGCAACCTCCACGGCCACGGGATCATGCACACCCGCGAATTCGGCCGCTACCTGGAGCGGGTGGAGGCGGGCCGCTCCCCGGTGGCCATGATGACCCGGCCCTCGCCCCTCCGCGTCCTGGCGGCGCGCATCGCGGACGGGTGCGACCTGGGCCGCCTGGAGGTCGCCCGCCTGGACGCCTGGGCGGGCGAGCCCGTGGCCGCCCGCGTCCAGCCCCTCCTCGACCAGTGGACCCGCTGCGGCCTGCTGGAGCTCCGCGACGGCTGGGCCCGCCTCACCCGCGCGGGCGAGTTCTGGCAAGTGAACCTCGCCCAGGGGCTGGTGGACGCCTGCCGGGCGCTCGTCCCCTCTCCCGTTTCCGTTCCTCCCAAGGAGTTCGCCTCATGA
- a CDS encoding YceI family protein: MRHPFRALLALLSLAALPAFAAEDVYKIDPVHSEVSFKVGHLLAKTSGRFTKFQGTIKVDTADLAKSSVEVSIDAASITTDNEARDKHLKSPDFFDVEKFPIITFKSTAVKEVSKGKLEVTGDFTLHGVTKRITFPISNAGTQPGMQPGSVVAGFVDGALTLNRNEYGIKTYPGVIGETVSVSLNVEAGKAGAAQK, encoded by the coding sequence ATGCGCCACCCCTTCCGCGCCCTTCTCGCGCTCCTCTCGCTGGCCGCCCTGCCGGCCTTCGCCGCCGAGGACGTCTACAAGATCGATCCGGTGCACAGCGAAGTGAGCTTCAAGGTCGGTCACCTTCTGGCCAAGACCAGCGGCCGCTTCACCAAGTTCCAGGGAACGATCAAGGTGGACACCGCCGACCTCGCCAAGTCCAGCGTGGAGGTGTCCATCGACGCCGCCAGCATCACCACCGACAACGAGGCCCGGGACAAGCACCTGAAGTCCCCCGATTTCTTCGACGTGGAGAAGTTCCCCATCATCACGTTCAAGAGCACCGCCGTGAAGGAAGTGAGCAAGGGCAAGCTGGAGGTCACCGGGGACTTCACGCTGCACGGCGTGACCAAGCGGATCACCTTCCCCATCAGCAACGCCGGCACCCAGCCTGGGATGCAGCCGGGCTCCGTGGTGGCGGGCTTCGTGGACGGCGCCCTCACCCTCAACCGGAACGAATACGGCATCAAGACCTATCCCGGCGTCATCGGCGAGACGGTTTCCGTGAGCCTGAACGTCGAGGCGGGCAAGGCCGGCGCCGCGCAGAAGTAA
- a CDS encoding acetyl-CoA carboxylase biotin carboxyl carrier protein subunit translates to MTARHTLELDGTLYETTLTRKFALRKPYVPKDPKYLGAVIPGLVLDLLVAPGDPVRRGQSLLVLEAMKMRNSITASHDGTIAAVHVAAGDTVAKGQALLTFE, encoded by the coding sequence ATGACCGCACGCCACACCCTGGAACTCGACGGCACCCTGTACGAGACCACCCTCACCCGGAAGTTCGCCCTCCGGAAGCCCTACGTGCCCAAGGATCCGAAATACCTGGGCGCGGTGATCCCGGGCCTCGTCCTGGATCTGCTCGTCGCCCCGGGGGATCCGGTCCGGCGCGGGCAGAGCCTTCTCGTCCTCGAAGCCATGAAGATGCGGAACTCCATCACCGCGTCCCATGACGGCACCATCGCCGCCGTCCACGTGGCCGCGGGCGACACCGTGGCGAAGGGCCAGGCGCTGCTCACCTTCGAATAG
- a CDS encoding MarR family winged helix-turn-helix transcriptional regulator encodes MHLREELQITKPLEPGHEVALALLLTREYVARLFDQALYEREDISDQQFNLLRILKGGPRDGYLVKDLRSRMIYRFADVPRLVNRLEARGLVKRCENPADRRGSRVQITPKGLALEARMHTQHHALCQRVDECLEPGERDLLLSLLERLRNDFRTQVEALEK; translated from the coding sequence ATGCACCTCCGGGAAGAACTCCAGATCACCAAGCCCCTCGAGCCCGGCCACGAGGTGGCCCTGGCGCTGCTGCTCACCCGGGAGTACGTGGCGCGGCTGTTCGACCAGGCCCTCTACGAGCGGGAGGACATCTCGGACCAGCAGTTCAACCTGCTCCGCATCCTCAAGGGCGGCCCCCGGGACGGCTATCTGGTGAAGGACCTCCGCTCGCGGATGATCTACCGCTTCGCCGACGTTCCCCGGCTGGTGAACCGCCTGGAGGCCCGGGGCCTGGTGAAGCGCTGCGAGAACCCCGCCGACCGCCGCGGGAGCCGCGTCCAGATCACGCCCAAGGGGCTCGCCCTGGAGGCGCGGATGCACACCCAGCACCACGCCCTCTGCCAGCGGGTGGACGAGTGCCTGGAACCCGGCGAGCGGGACCTGCTCCTGTCCCTCCTGGAGCGCCTGCGGAACGACTTCCGGACGCAGGTGGAGGCCCTGGAGAAATAG
- a CDS encoding AraC family transcriptional regulator encodes MPALLEARSPERSSSAGALAPLLRGREASVETLLLDLRLGRARLKEVGPSGLALANPNPGLLLVPWEGRFSVALPGEPPRPIHSQLWFWCGQDQAFTLGLPAEGELVWFQVPAGLPGFCPLFSHRSRTVACAAPIFPVLDLLQACRLDPELRRVALFGRSLDLLAHVFQYQQDPAPGGDDAARVAQARRILLERMTDPPTIPQLAGQSGLNECKLKALFKRTYGFTVHGFVKEQRLRRAQVLLNAGMQVSEVAWAVGWENCGHFARAFRERFGCLPSRLEQHSSGPEQRGGFE; translated from the coding sequence GTGCCGGCGCTCCTTGAGGCCCGTTCCCCGGAGCGGTCGTCCTCCGCGGGAGCCCTGGCTCCCCTGCTGCGGGGACGGGAGGCGTCCGTGGAGACGCTCCTCCTGGACCTGCGGCTGGGCCGGGCGCGGCTGAAGGAAGTCGGCCCTTCCGGGCTGGCCCTCGCCAATCCCAATCCCGGCCTGCTCCTGGTGCCCTGGGAGGGCCGCTTCTCCGTGGCGCTGCCGGGCGAGCCGCCCCGGCCCATCCACTCGCAGCTCTGGTTCTGGTGCGGCCAGGACCAGGCCTTCACCCTGGGGCTGCCGGCGGAGGGCGAGCTGGTGTGGTTCCAGGTGCCGGCGGGACTTCCCGGCTTCTGCCCGCTGTTCTCCCACCGCAGCCGGACCGTGGCCTGCGCCGCGCCCATCTTTCCGGTGCTGGACCTGCTCCAGGCCTGCCGGCTGGATCCGGAACTCCGGCGGGTGGCGCTGTTCGGGCGGAGCCTCGACCTGCTGGCCCACGTCTTCCAGTACCAGCAGGATCCCGCACCGGGCGGGGACGATGCGGCCCGAGTCGCCCAGGCGCGGCGCATCCTTCTGGAGCGGATGACGGATCCGCCCACCATTCCCCAGCTCGCCGGCCAGAGCGGGCTGAACGAGTGCAAGCTGAAGGCCCTGTTCAAGCGCACCTACGGCTTCACGGTCCACGGCTTCGTGAAGGAGCAGCGCCTCCGGCGGGCCCAGGTCCTGCTGAACGCCGGGATGCAGGTCAGCGAAGTCGCCTGGGCCGTGGGTTGGGAGAACTGCGGGCACTTCGCGCGGGCCTTCCGGGAGCGCTTCGGCTGCCTCCCCTCCCGTTTGGAGCAGCATTCCTCCGGCCCGGAGCAGCGGGGCGGGTTTGAATAA
- a CDS encoding acyl-CoA carboxylase subunit beta, whose product MKAHARKHAEATEPHPEAARKQAAQGKLLARERITAILDAGSFHEYDLFVEHKCSDFGMEKKQLPGDGVITGTGTILGHPVAIYAQDFTVAGGSLGLAHARKITKIMDHAVKLGIPLIGINDSGGARIQEGVNSLAGYGEIFYRNTLASGVIPQISIILGPCAGGAVYSPALTDFVFVVDRISKMFITGPEVIKTVLGEEISMEDLGGARVQSEISGNAHFFAESEAECFEQVKRLVTYIPWNNRKKADAFGPVPPADGSELERIIPAESNRPYDVRDVLRAVCDGSDFMEVQALWAANIVVGFARMGGRTVGMVANQPMVLAGVLDVDSSDKAARFIRFCDAFNIPLVTFVDLPGYLPGIDQEHAGVIRHGAKLLYAYSEATVPKLTVILRKAYGGGYIAMCSRHLGADFVFAWPCAEIAVMGPEGAANIIFKGEIAAAADPEAFRKEKVHEYTEKFASPYVAAANGHVDAVIAPHQTRDFLLHALEISEQKAEQRPARKHGVPPF is encoded by the coding sequence ATGAAAGCCCACGCCCGGAAGCACGCGGAAGCCACGGAGCCCCACCCCGAGGCTGCCCGGAAGCAGGCCGCCCAGGGCAAGCTGCTGGCCCGGGAGCGGATCACGGCCATCCTCGATGCCGGTTCCTTCCACGAATACGATCTGTTCGTGGAGCACAAGTGCTCCGACTTCGGGATGGAGAAGAAGCAGCTCCCCGGCGACGGCGTCATCACCGGAACGGGCACGATCCTGGGCCACCCGGTGGCCATCTACGCCCAGGATTTCACCGTGGCGGGCGGCTCCCTGGGCCTAGCCCACGCCCGGAAGATCACCAAGATCATGGATCACGCGGTGAAGCTGGGCATCCCGCTCATCGGGATCAACGATTCCGGCGGGGCGCGGATCCAGGAGGGGGTCAACTCCCTGGCCGGCTACGGCGAGATCTTCTACCGCAACACCCTGGCCTCGGGCGTCATCCCCCAGATCTCCATCATCCTGGGCCCCTGCGCGGGCGGCGCCGTGTATTCCCCCGCCCTGACGGACTTCGTGTTCGTGGTGGACCGGATCTCCAAGATGTTCATCACCGGCCCCGAGGTCATCAAGACCGTGCTCGGCGAGGAGATCTCCATGGAGGACCTGGGCGGCGCCCGGGTGCAGTCCGAGATCTCGGGCAACGCCCACTTCTTCGCCGAGAGCGAGGCCGAGTGCTTCGAGCAGGTGAAGCGGCTGGTGACCTACATCCCCTGGAACAACCGCAAGAAGGCCGACGCCTTCGGCCCGGTGCCCCCCGCGGACGGGTCGGAGCTGGAGCGGATCATCCCCGCGGAATCCAACCGCCCCTACGACGTGCGCGACGTGCTGCGGGCCGTGTGCGACGGGTCGGACTTCATGGAGGTCCAGGCCCTGTGGGCGGCCAACATCGTGGTGGGCTTCGCCCGCATGGGCGGGCGCACGGTGGGCATGGTGGCGAACCAGCCCATGGTCCTGGCCGGGGTCCTGGACGTGGACAGCTCGGACAAGGCCGCCCGGTTCATCCGCTTCTGCGACGCCTTCAACATCCCCCTCGTGACCTTCGTGGACCTGCCGGGCTACCTTCCGGGCATCGACCAGGAGCATGCCGGCGTCATCCGCCACGGCGCGAAGCTGCTCTACGCCTATAGCGAGGCCACCGTCCCCAAGCTCACGGTGATCCTCCGCAAGGCCTACGGCGGCGGCTACATCGCCATGTGCTCGCGCCACCTGGGCGCCGACTTCGTGTTCGCCTGGCCCTGCGCGGAGATCGCCGTGATGGGCCCCGAGGGCGCCGCCAACATCATCTTCAAGGGCGAGATCGCCGCCGCGGCGGATCCGGAGGCGTTCCGCAAAGAGAAGGTCCACGAGTACACCGAGAAGTTCGCCAGCCCCTACGTGGCCGCCGCCAACGGGCACGTGGACGCCGTCATCGCCCCGCACCAGACCCGCGACTTCCTTCTCCACGCCCTGGAGATCTCCGAGCAGAAGGCCGAGCAGCGGCCCGCCCGGAAGCACGGCGTCCCGCCCTTCTGA
- the nuoD gene encoding NADH dehydrogenase (quinone) subunit D has translation MDSIALSRQQADGDRMIVNLGPSHPTTHGTLRIVLELEGETIVKATPEMGYLHRGVEKLGESLSYQQFIPLTDRLNYCSSIMNNVGYAGAVEKLMGIQIPVRAQQIRVLMSEIARVADHIVCVGVNAVDIGAFTAFLYLFRQRETAYDLFEMAAGQRLHTSFTRIGGLFRDIPEGFAPLCERFLVECEAAIDECERLLTHNPIWYNRTKGIGAISPEDAVSWGYTGPCLRAAGVPHDLRKAQPYLGYETYDFDIPVGTTGDVFDRYLVRIEEMRQSLRIIRQVLDRLEPGPIIVDDYKVALPPKEKVYTRMESLIHHFKLIMHGIEMPVGEVYSATEAANGELGFYLVSDGGKNPYRIRVRPPCLPIFSSFEEQVKGTLIADAVAVLGAMNIIAGELDR, from the coding sequence ATGGATTCCATCGCCCTTTCCCGGCAGCAGGCGGACGGCGACCGCATGATCGTCAACCTGGGCCCCTCCCATCCCACGACCCACGGGACCCTGCGCATCGTCCTCGAGCTGGAGGGCGAGACCATCGTCAAGGCCACGCCGGAGATGGGCTACCTCCACCGCGGCGTGGAGAAGCTGGGCGAGAGCCTCAGCTACCAGCAATTCATCCCCCTCACGGACCGCCTGAACTACTGCAGTTCGATCATGAACAACGTGGGCTACGCGGGCGCCGTGGAGAAGCTGATGGGGATCCAGATCCCCGTCCGCGCCCAGCAGATCCGCGTGCTGATGTCCGAGATCGCCCGCGTGGCCGACCACATCGTGTGCGTGGGCGTGAACGCCGTGGACATCGGCGCCTTCACCGCCTTCCTCTACCTCTTCCGCCAGCGCGAGACCGCCTACGACCTGTTCGAGATGGCCGCGGGCCAGCGCCTGCACACCAGCTTCACCCGCATCGGCGGCCTCTTCCGCGACATCCCCGAGGGTTTCGCCCCCCTGTGCGAGCGCTTCCTGGTGGAGTGCGAAGCGGCCATCGACGAGTGCGAGCGCCTCCTCACCCACAACCCCATCTGGTACAACCGCACCAAGGGCATCGGCGCCATCAGCCCCGAGGACGCGGTGAGCTGGGGCTACACGGGCCCCTGCCTGCGCGCCGCGGGCGTGCCCCACGACCTCCGCAAGGCCCAGCCCTACCTCGGCTACGAGACCTACGACTTCGACATCCCCGTGGGCACCACCGGCGACGTGTTCGACCGCTACCTGGTGCGGATCGAGGAGATGCGCCAGAGCCTGCGGATCATCCGCCAGGTGCTCGACCGCCTGGAGCCCGGCCCCATCATCGTGGATGACTACAAGGTGGCCCTTCCCCCCAAGGAGAAGGTCTACACGCGGATGGAAAGCCTCATCCACCACTTCAAGCTGATCATGCACGGGATCGAGATGCCCGTCGGCGAGGTCTACAGCGCCACCGAAGCCGCCAACGGCGAGCTGGGCTTCTACCTGGTCAGCGACGGCGGCAAGAACCCCTACCGCATCCGCGTCCGTCCCCCCTGCCTCCCCATCTTCAGCAGCTTCGAGGAGCAGGTGAAAGGCACCCTCATCGCCGACGCCGTCGCCGTCCTCGGCGCGATGAATATCATCGCGGGCGAGCTGGACCGTTGA
- a CDS encoding NAD(P)H-dependent oxidoreductase subunit E, protein MNHPLPPDMSNEPLAPGQRLPESERKEFSPEAVAEIQAIAAKFPDKLAATLPALHIAQREFGFVSLAAMKAVARAIGIPESHVFGVATFYTMYQKAPVGRFHFQVCTNISCALRGAAQLLEKVCEKAGVQPGHGPSPDGMWSVEEAECLAGCGSGPCVQVNHDVYDEFVDEAKLVEVMEACKRGEYRPWAQ, encoded by the coding sequence ATGAATCACCCTCTGCCTCCCGACATGTCGAACGAGCCCCTGGCCCCCGGCCAGCGGTTGCCCGAATCCGAGCGCAAGGAATTCAGCCCGGAGGCCGTCGCCGAGATCCAGGCCATCGCGGCCAAGTTTCCCGACAAGCTGGCGGCCACGCTGCCCGCCCTGCACATCGCCCAGCGGGAATTCGGGTTCGTCAGCCTCGCCGCGATGAAGGCCGTCGCGCGGGCCATCGGCATCCCCGAGAGCCACGTGTTCGGCGTCGCCACCTTCTACACGATGTATCAGAAGGCGCCCGTGGGGCGCTTCCACTTCCAGGTCTGCACCAACATCAGCTGCGCCCTCCGCGGCGCGGCCCAGCTCCTGGAGAAGGTCTGCGAGAAGGCCGGCGTCCAGCCGGGTCACGGCCCGAGTCCCGACGGGATGTGGAGCGTAGAGGAAGCGGAGTGCCTGGCGGGCTGCGGCAGCGGTCCCTGCGTCCAGGTGAACCACGACGTCTACGACGAGTTCGTGGACGAGGCGAAGCTCGTCGAAGTCATGGAAGCCTGCAAGCGGGGCGAGTACCGCCCCTGGGCGCAGTAG
- the argF gene encoding ornithine carbamoyltransferase, protein MAVNLKGRSFLTLMDFTPEEVRYLLDLSRDLKAKKRMGISGGLLKGKSIVLLFEKTSTRTRCAFEVGAMEEGANVTFLDSASSQVGKKESIEDSAKVLGRFYDGIEYRGFKQEVVEALAQHSGVPVWNGLTDVDHPTQILADFLTIEEHVAKPLNKVKLVFCGDIRNNMSYALMYGAAKTGMHVVALGPKALAPDPKVLEAAREAAKLTGAVIEVTDDVDAAVKDADVLYTDVWASMGEEDQIPERVRLLTPFKVTMEMIRRTGNPDVKFLHCLPAFHDFETKLAKEQKALGHDIREVTDEVFRSRHSVVFDEAENRMHTIKAVMVATIG, encoded by the coding sequence ATGGCCGTCAATTTGAAGGGGCGCAGCTTTCTCACCCTGATGGACTTCACGCCGGAGGAGGTGCGCTACCTCCTGGACCTGTCGCGCGACCTGAAGGCCAAGAAGCGGATGGGCATCTCCGGCGGGCTGCTCAAGGGCAAGAGCATCGTGCTGCTGTTCGAGAAGACCAGCACCCGCACCCGCTGCGCCTTCGAGGTCGGGGCCATGGAAGAGGGCGCCAACGTCACCTTCCTGGATTCCGCCAGCTCCCAGGTGGGGAAGAAGGAATCCATTGAGGACAGCGCCAAGGTCCTGGGCCGCTTCTACGACGGCATCGAGTACCGGGGATTCAAGCAGGAGGTGGTGGAGGCCCTGGCCCAGCACAGCGGCGTGCCCGTGTGGAACGGGCTCACGGACGTGGACCACCCCACGCAAATCCTGGCGGACTTCCTCACGATCGAAGAGCACGTCGCCAAGCCCCTGAACAAGGTGAAGCTGGTCTTCTGCGGCGACATCCGCAACAACATGAGCTACGCCCTGATGTACGGCGCCGCCAAGACGGGCATGCACGTGGTGGCCCTCGGGCCCAAGGCCCTGGCGCCGGATCCCAAAGTGCTGGAAGCCGCCCGGGAGGCCGCAAAGCTCACCGGCGCCGTCATTGAAGTCACGGACGACGTGGACGCCGCGGTGAAGGACGCCGACGTGCTCTACACGGACGTGTGGGCCAGCATGGGCGAGGAGGACCAGATCCCCGAGCGCGTGAGGCTGCTCACGCCCTTCAAGGTCACGATGGAGATGATCCGGAGGACCGGCAATCCCGACGTGAAGTTCCTCCACTGCCTGCCCGCCTTCCACGACTTCGAGACCAAGCTCGCCAAGGAGCAGAAGGCCCTGGGCCACGACATCCGCGAAGTCACCGACGAGGTCTTCCGCAGCCGCCACAGCGTCGTCTTCGACGAGGCCGAGAACCGCATGCACACCATCAAGGCCGTCATGGTGGCCACCATCGGATAG
- the nuoF gene encoding NADH-quinone oxidoreductase subunit NuoF, which produces MAAIRTKPDPQIYTFPGFGSDKYPNLMLRGAGDLDNWHLKVYEQKHEGYAAMKAALKLEPTAVVEEVKASGIRGRGGAGFPCGLKWSFMPKDTADRKFTRYLVCNGDEGEPGTFKDRAILEYNPHQLIEGMIIGGWAMQCAMGFVYIRGEFLWLIEKLEAALQQARDAGYLGKNILGTGWDYDILVYRGAGAYICGEETALLNSLEGRRGEPRVKPPFPAAKGAFGQPTTVNNVETLAAVPPILRMGGAEYAKLGTPKNTGTRIYGVSGHVKRPGLFELPLGTPMDFVVNELAGGSSTGKKIKAIIPGGASAPMFDEKDFDCPLDFDTVKARGSMAGSGGLIVMDEDICMVQATLRLIRFYAHESCGQCTPCREGCNWMSMILHRIEHGEGRMEDLDLLATLTPRIGLRTLCPLGDAACGPMDSALQKFRHEFEHHITHKTCYAHGAQLLSKAGAH; this is translated from the coding sequence ATGGCCGCCATCCGCACCAAGCCCGATCCCCAGATCTACACCTTCCCCGGCTTCGGATCGGACAAGTACCCGAATCTGATGCTCCGCGGCGCCGGCGACCTGGACAACTGGCACCTCAAGGTCTACGAGCAGAAGCACGAGGGCTACGCCGCGATGAAGGCCGCCCTGAAGCTGGAGCCCACTGCGGTGGTCGAGGAGGTCAAGGCCTCCGGCATCCGGGGCCGCGGCGGCGCGGGCTTCCCCTGCGGGTTGAAGTGGTCCTTCATGCCCAAGGACACGGCCGACCGGAAATTCACCCGCTACCTGGTCTGCAACGGGGACGAAGGCGAGCCCGGCACCTTCAAGGACCGCGCCATCCTCGAGTACAACCCCCACCAGCTGATCGAGGGGATGATCATCGGCGGCTGGGCCATGCAGTGCGCCATGGGCTTCGTCTACATCCGCGGCGAGTTCCTGTGGCTGATCGAGAAGCTGGAGGCCGCCCTCCAGCAGGCCCGCGATGCCGGCTACCTCGGCAAGAACATCCTCGGCACGGGCTGGGACTACGACATCCTCGTCTACCGCGGCGCGGGCGCCTACATCTGCGGGGAGGAGACGGCGCTGCTGAACTCCCTGGAGGGCCGCCGCGGCGAGCCCCGCGTCAAGCCGCCGTTCCCGGCCGCCAAGGGCGCCTTCGGCCAGCCCACCACCGTGAACAACGTGGAGACCCTCGCGGCCGTCCCGCCGATCCTCCGGATGGGCGGCGCGGAGTACGCCAAGCTGGGCACGCCCAAGAACACGGGCACGCGGATCTACGGCGTCAGCGGGCACGTCAAGCGCCCCGGCCTGTTCGAGCTGCCCCTGGGCACGCCCATGGACTTCGTCGTGAACGAGCTGGCGGGCGGTTCCAGCACCGGCAAGAAGATCAAGGCGATCATCCCCGGCGGCGCCAGCGCGCCCATGTTCGACGAGAAGGACTTCGACTGCCCCCTCGACTTCGACACGGTCAAGGCGCGGGGCTCCATGGCCGGCTCCGGTGGGCTCATCGTGATGGACGAGGACATCTGCATGGTGCAGGCCACGCTACGCCTCATCCGCTTCTACGCCCACGAGAGCTGCGGCCAGTGCACGCCCTGCCGCGAGGGCTGCAACTGGATGAGCATGATCCTGCACCGCATCGAGCACGGCGAGGGCCGCATGGAGGACCTGGACCTCCTCGCCACTCTGACCCCGCGGATCGGACTGCGGACGCTGTGCCCCCTGGGCGACGCCGCCTGCGGCCCCATGGATTCCGCGCTCCAGAAGTTCCGCCACGAGTTCGAACACCACATCACCCACAAGACCTGCTACGCCCACGGCGCGCAGCTGCTGTCCAAGGCAGGGGCGCACTAG
- a CDS encoding nuclear transport factor 2 family protein, translating into MKRVARLAVFPALAALFACRPAPSPSPVPQPAPASPDARTVLAFLDAYGRRDLDGMMAQLDEDAVFRGSGAPLAKPQIRAFFQDTFRKHPDLRVEVGSVTVVRGAVHARVTVQTDTLWARTWIFEMKDHRIRAYSLAAGKR; encoded by the coding sequence ATGAAGCGCGTCGCGCGGCTCGCCGTTTTCCCTGCGCTGGCGGCCCTCTTCGCCTGCCGGCCGGCGCCCTCCCCTTCGCCCGTTCCCCAACCCGCGCCCGCCTCGCCCGACGCGCGCACCGTCCTGGCCTTCCTCGACGCCTACGGCCGCCGGGATCTGGACGGGATGATGGCCCAATTGGATGAGGACGCCGTCTTCCGCGGATCCGGCGCCCCCTTGGCCAAGCCGCAGATCCGGGCGTTCTTCCAGGACACCTTCCGGAAGCACCCCGACCTCCGCGTGGAAGTGGGCTCCGTGACGGTGGTGCGGGGCGCCGTCCACGCCCGCGTGACCGTCCAGACCGATACCCTATGGGCCCGCACCTGGATCTTCGAGATGAAGGACCACCGCATCCGCGCCTACTCCCTGGCTGCGGGCAAGCGCTGA